aaacaCACAACGATCGGCAATATTTTTAAAGGTGTACCACATTTATCTAGTTTTGTAAAACAAGCAGACAGATACTCACTCAATAATTCTAATTGGCTTTCCAAAGACTTTGCTATTATGTAACAcagataaaaattgttaaaaaaaaaaagaagatgtggtttaattgccaaggagacaaccCTCTACACAAGACCTTATGGCACAGAAATTAACcatataggtcactgtacggccttcaacaatcatCAAAGCTCATACCTAATAGTCTGCaataaaaagccccgaaatgacaaatgtaaaccaattcaaacgggaaaactaacggcctaattaatatacaaaaaaatataaagaaaacagaTGTGTACCACATCAACACACGACAAGTTCTTAATAACAGGCTCCTATATAGCTAATTTTGACCAGGCACACATACAGATTGTAGCGGGGTTAAAATGATAGCGAGATAACAATCCTTtcttaacctgggacagtggtgtaacagtacaaaataagaattaACTATAATACAAACAGTTGGAAAAGGCTTAATTTATCAGATGGATACAACTAGAAACACATCTAACAAATACAGAGAGGTTAGACTTGGCCTGTTCTTGTATATTTTCAAGATTCATGATGtaataaattgtcattttgtgtaTAGATTATATGTATTATACGCAAACACCTTGTGGTAGATAAGTACAAACTCTCTTAGTTTGCACATTTAAGTAAAGATCTAGATTGATTGTTATCTGCTGTGTCATCATCTAAGATGATCAAACTTTTCACGTGGTCTGTTACCCCGCTTTCTATACCCATAATGCTTCTACGCAAATGTTTAAAACACATTCAGATTTGTTAGTTATTTTAAgtaatttctttgattttgaaatcCCGATATACGcacataaaattttaaagtgtCGTCATTAATCTAGTAGGCAAAACTAGTgtacaaaagtaagaaaaatatacattgttGAATGTTGTTTGTCGTGTTGAAcagatatataaaaagtaaaaacgacacaactatttttttttattattatttatttaaatcagtttcattgtgaaaaaaaaaatgcaataaaacaagaagtattaaaattgttatccaACATACAAGTATGAGAGAAACTGACAACATATGAAACACAACAACGTGTCAATTGTACACGTATTCCCCATCCACAAAAGCTACATGTATGTTCAGTAAACCGAGAAAAAAGGgtaaatctttaatttggcattaaaattaaaaagatcttATAATAGGAACATGTGTActcagtttcaagttgattggactacATAGACAACCCAAAACTGCACACAATATACTAACCCATTTAAACACCGTGGATATATCTAGTGCTCAGAAAGGATACAAAGATCTTTCATCACAAGTGGCACCCGTAATGTTGCTactttaaaaacacattttgtgaTGAGTTCCTTTTTGTGATGTTTCATCAAAACAAATCTTGCGAGGTACTTTTCCTCGTATGTCAAGACAGAGGACAGAGAcaaaaaaccaccaaaaaacCCCCAAAAAACCCCAACATTTAAAtgtcatattgttttttatttaatctaaTATTAATCCAACATTCATCATGTTTAAAGCTTTATTTGAAATGACTATATATCATTTACAATCTCAATTGATGATATAAATCTATGGCCGGtagttttaataaaagaaagcaTTTTTTGTTCTGCGATCTAAACGATTCAAGAGCTTTTAGTGGATCCCTCTTGGACCTGCAAGGataaaataatagaaacattcttgtattttgtaaattttaaacggTACATAGAAGATATACACTACAGCAAAAcagaaattcaaacaaatacTATTTTAAAAGAGTGGAAAAAGACACCAAAGGTTCGTTTatactcataagtcgaaaataaactgacaacgacatggataaaaaagaaaaagacaaacagacaaacataaGTATGCAAAACATagcaaagaaaatttaaaaagaagcaACATGAATTACTCAAAAAGATGGGGATAATATAATGAATTTAGGAATCATCATTTTATGGTAAACAGATCATGTTTCAAATTTAGCACACGGCAACAATTCCTAAATCCACAtactatatgtatatgtattttcaaGATTGGCGAAACTGTCGATTTTAAGTAGACAATATTGGctctatttaaaagtaaatcacaaaattaatgAACTCACAATAAAATTCAAAGACGGAAAGTCcatacaaaaatgtcaaaatcaaacgcgcaaacacatcaaacttggtacaggtattttttttatgaaaaaaatattggaatggaactagttttatagctagctaaatctctcaattgtatgacagtcgcattaaattatatcatattGATAACTTTGCgtgaacaaacaaacagacataataggtagaaatgtcaaaaacacagcagtcaacattgtaatCATCTTTTAAGATCACTAAAAAATCATACACATATgtaacaaaatcacaaaattgaatatatactAAGATCATTAGCAACAAATAAAGACACATTccactttttttctttctgataGATCAGATAAATATGATATGACAATCACAAGAATCGTGAACaattcaacaaaatatgtttaattggcatgtaaattaaaaataaacaataccaactcacaataaatacatgtttgacACAGTCAATGGTTTGATGTTTTCTTGTATACGCAATTTGTACTcgttattgcaattttgtcaatttaaacAGGTACTAGTATAGAATACTATTAATAACCAGCTAGATGTAATGAGCATCTCAAACTTttcccattttcaattttagtcaTGAAAccttgtttttgcatttttatatgttttatatatatttgttatagtTCGTCTTTAAACGgaatatcaaataattgttttttgctTTGCTATACTCAGGATATTTTAGAATACAAATtatttcgatctatgagtttgaaggTCCCTCTTTTTGGTACCAATATCAATCATGTAAATATCATGATTCgagatacaaacattttttgaggAATACAGGTTTAGAGACTACTTGGGTAAAGTCAACTCAACATATGATTTCATGTAACGCATTACTATGAGAAATACAAGGATTAATCAAGctaaatcaaattattatttgtatcatAGTTTTTTTTCGACTTACTGTatttacgataaaaaaaaatcattcaaaaatttattttgtcatacttaatgtttaaaaaatcagACAATGGCCTTAGTTTTGAAACACAGCCCTCAGTAGTAGGTATATCTATAAGGAAAGAACTAATATTCATTATCAGAGGGATTTTTGTCAATGGCCTTACGAGCGGCTACTTTTGTTATGCAGTTTCTCTTTTATTGAAGCTTTTTAAGAGAATGCGTATGTATCCATATACCATATTTCTCAGATTTTTCCTAATATCGGATAAACTAGTAAATCATTATCCCAATTATAGCATTAACGTGTGCCAAACAATGATTTTACTAATGAAAACCAAAATCTCAATCAATATAATGCATTAATCGTGTACTATTATAAGGCTAATTAGTCTTCGTAGAGCCGGACGAGCATCTGAGAtcatcctcaatttttaatgaggTTCGTATTGCTTGTCttaagttttctttgttgtgtcttttgtcttttgtactatcgtttgtctgtttttcgtttttagtTTGTCTCTATATAAGAGTTAAATGTCACTCTGCAATATTTCGCTCCTCTTAAATACTGTACGTTATCCACGGCATGTCTACCTGTTTGATGGTTGTCTAATTTGAAATGctaacataacttttttttatataaacagtcCGTAAATGGTATACACTTTTCCAAATTGTGTCGCATGTGGTGTATTGTACAAAGAGTTTACAATTCccttaaatatgtaaaaaggtAACGTAACAAAAAAATTCAACTCCATTgaaaactcaaaacggaaagtctgtAGGTAAATGGCAAGATCAAAAGCTTTAACACATCAGACGAATGgacagcaactgtcatatttctgacttgataCATGCATTTTCCTATGTGGTAAAATGTGGCTTTTAGAATGGTGAGTATTGTGTGATTCAAATGTCAAAGAGAAATGAGAATGATTGCGTAGTGTAATAGTTTTTGGTGTATGGTTTAAGTGTTGATATAACACCAAAAAGGGAGTATGAGTCTTCAATGAATAAATAAACTAGCTGTTAAACGACATTATGCAAAAAAGCCAAAGACTACGAACAAGCTCAAACACCCCCTACTGATAAAAGGTGTGACCGTTTATGTTGTATGATTATGATATAAAACTTGTTCTTAACAGATGCTGCAATACTGCCAAGTGtaggaaatgttttaaaaattataaattgtaatcCTATACTCGGATAAAAAAAACGATGGATGATGAAAAATCATCTATACTCAGGACAATAATGTGTTtcttgaaataagaaaaaaaaacaataattaaagaTCAATGAAGATCAAAAGTATTACCTTTGCAAAATTCTGGATCTTCATCTGATGCATCATTACAATCGGTATGTCCGTTACACATCATGCTATCAAAGATACATTGCACTCCATCAGAACACTTTTGTTGGATATCAAGACAGCTATAACCtagataaatacatgtagttcacataatcaaatgataaatgaaatgtTGTAACATCAatgatgtaaaaagtaaaatcacaaaaatactgaacttagaggaaaatcaattcggaaagtccataatcacatggcgaaatcaaataaaaaaacgcatcaaaaacaaatggacaagaactgtcatattcctgacttagtacaggcattttcaaatgtagaaaatggtggattaaacctggttctatagcgctaaacctctcactttaataacagtctcatcaaattccgttatatttacattgatgcgttaattaaacagacacaataaataaaatagtctaaATATGGGttcatcagtcatcatcgtttTTTTAATAGCAAAACCACAACCTGACGTGTGTAGTTATCTAGAATCAAATCagatgtatttttaaatgtaagttgtCTGATTATGGAATGCAACTTGTTCTATTTTTACTTAACTCTTTTAATCACAAAGGAAACAATATTATTTCTAGTAAAATCATCAAGTCGATTAGTAAAATATGAGTTTGAAATAATCTGCAACGGGGATAAAGACaaacttaatagaaatatatgataagCACAAAATCATATGTGCTGCTCTATTTAGCAATACAATGTAAACCAATATCAATGTAATGGACACAACAGGGTATGCGACAGTCTTCatacaataaaatgaaatgatttcGAATGTTTTGAAATGTTGTTTATCAGTGTTAATGAAAATCTTTTACTTATTACACTGTGCCTCTTGTTTTGCAATTGTAATTGTTctgctttatacatgtacctgtttTAGTTGTTACGACAACATTGTCCAATTACTTAGgatttatgatttgttttacaatattcaccataaaaaaaatgtaaagttaGATCTGACGTTCTCTAATTTACCTTTACACATATCTTCATCCTCGTCAGATTTGTCGTTGCAGTCTGCGTATACGTATCCATCACATAAATCATATGGATCAATACATTGTATGCCATCATCACATTTCACAAAAGTCCTAGGTATATCTGGATCATTTGTACATTCTCTTGCTATAatacaaatttatgtattatgtataaacaaatattaaagttaataaAGACAAAAGCAGTATACTGCTAGTTATTAACGTTATTggttatgttttgatttaaaaaaaacgttctAAGAATATCCTATCAAATACAGAtcagtcggcctcatatcttggcTTACATCTACAAATTTACAATGagagtcggttgaaaacaaaacttaacaacaaaagaaatgatttcagctttccaattgtgaattttccatttctctaatttttgtgctattttcactataactattttgatctgagcctcactaatgagtcttaaaaaaagacaaaaaagataatttcagctttccaattgtgaactttccatttctaagtagcaacattccagcagcacctgcatacggggtatatatctcccaaataatacgatattcccgtgcttgcatttcctattatgattttttggatagagggttgctgcgcacaaggaagctattaaacaaacagttccaaatggtgaagttgaaatcatcccttcgtaaaatttacagacgccatcacgagttggtttcgttgatgatatcggatatgttccttacgtcataACAACAATCTCCTtctctttcatgaatgtgacctaccgaattagactatttaccggatttgttataacatgagcaacacgacgggtgccacatgaggagcaggatctgcttagccttccggagcacctgagatcacccccagtttttggtggggtccgtgttgcttattctttagttttctattttgtatcatgtgtactattgttcgtctatttgtctttttcatgtttagccatgatgttgtcagtttatttttcgttttatgagtttgactgttcctctggtatctctCGTCCCTCTACTATCTATATGTTCCCTGGAAACGCaaagataagatttttttattttaaaacatgtttctttAATTAATGTACCAAATATTGATGCATAATCACAGTTCAATCATTATAAATGAAGATACACATTTTTGTTGTGGTCTTGTTTATGGATCTTCCGATTGTGTTAACTTattaactaaaaatataatcaCGAATTAAACAAGAACTATCCATCACTTTATAATTCGTTAAAAATAGTCCCAAGAACGTTTGATAAAGAAAATCGGTCTGAAAAGATATATAGCAATATTATTTTTACCCATTTTGCTACCGAGGCAAATGAGTTCACCCCTGTTTTTTTGTTGGGTtagtgttgcttattctttccTTTTGGCAACAGAAATTGAGCAGTAAAAAAATTCTACTCAAAATGTGTAGTGGTTATGGTCGATTATTATTTGAAACTTTcaattaaggaggctcgagggtataaaaatttcagaaaaaaaaaataacatttgtttttcatgacaaattttatttgttaccttttgtagtttttactttatcatatggtacaaaaatcattcaaagcAATCAATTTGtattggccccagatgacttttgtaatgtatacatcattgaaaaagttccaaattatctccctttggtggaataatgccattttttggctttaaaattgaaatatctttttcaactcatcgatgacctatattttttaatataatttccatataagctgtacttatactaaattattgtaaatttgagcaatttctgtaataaatttcttttcttatttcgatattaactttatttctcctattacttcaacagaaaatttttttttttacaaaaatgtatgcttctttcggagacagattgtgagcgcaaatgaacggtgaccccacttttttattttatttttctgttaacTATAAGAtgaagttcatttatagaaaaatttagag
The genomic region above belongs to Mytilus trossulus isolate FHL-02 chromosome 7, PNRI_Mtr1.1.1.hap1, whole genome shotgun sequence and contains:
- the LOC134726265 gene encoding very low-density lipoprotein receptor-like, with the translated sequence MCEYCNITEMHRGKHKNSILLRFTIDRTRNIIFPRLLAFIRMAICFDITVMRNDYNCTEDRVKCADGLQCILEYRFCDGNEGCIARSDEDPEFCRARECTNDPDIPRTFVKCDDGIQCIDPYDLCDGYVYADCNDKSDEDEDMCKGYSCLDIQQKCSDGVQCIFDSMMCNGHTDCNDASDEDPEFCKGNTFDLH